The Deinococcus sp. KNUC1210 nucleotide sequence ACTGCATCGACGGCGGCCTGAATGTCTGCGGTCGCCATACTCGGATCGAAGACCTTGACGTTCGGGCCCAGATCCGTCACACGGCTTTTCTGTACCGAAAGCGCCGCCAGACTGCTCCCGGCGGGCGTCGGGGACTGTGCCTGCTGACCGCAGGCGGCAAGCAGCAGCGTCAGGGCTGCCGAAACCGCCAGAGCGCTACCCGAACTCCTCGTCCTGCTCTCGTAAACACGCTGCCACACCGCTGCCAGAGGCGAACTCGCCTGACCATCTGCACTCATAGATCTCCTTTCAACACCACAGAATCTGGCAATTTGCAGAACAGGAAGCGGAGCATCCTGACCTGAACACGTAGAACAACCCTTCTTTCCACATCGGCAGGCCATCCATGGGGTCATGGATGAGCTGGCGAATCGGTTGGAAGTGTCGGAAACAGGTGGAGGACGGCACTCGGTTCCCCCAACCCTGGTGGTCGTGCATCAATGATGAGTCATTTGTTTGTGACATTCAGCATAACAGGATGTGAGAAAAAATGCACTAATTCCGCTCAGTTGTCCTTCCCGCCGCTGCCCGCCTGCGACCATTTGAACCCGGCAGCACGCTTCAATGCTCGCCAGAGACGCAGCTTAATCGGTCGAGAGGCGCTGCGCCTGATACGCCGCCTGAGCCAGCTCGAGGGCTTTGGCCCGGTTCTGGAGTTCCACTTTCGAGACGCCGCCAAGCTTGTAGAGGGCCATACTCGCCTGGTAGGCCGCTTTTGCCTGTGCCAGAACAGTCTGAACGTTCTGCACCTTGGTCTTCTGGGGCTTCTGCGCCACCGGCGGTGTTGGCACGCCACGCTTCAGCTGTGCCAGCTGCGTTTCAGCCTGTGTCACCGCGTCCTTCAGCCGCTTCAGCTCTCTGGTCGCCACTGCACCGAGAGCGTCCAGCTCCCGCGCATTCTCGTACTGCGCGTGCGCCCGCTGCACCGCCGCTTCTGCCTGTGCGGTGGCTGCCGCCGATGGAGTGGTTTTTACGGCGGCAGCAGCACGCGGCACAACCGGAACCGCCTTACCCTGAGCCGCTGCGAGCGGAGCCGAGGTTCCAGGCGACAGCAGTCCAGCCACCGCGCCCGCCGGATCGACGATGCTGCCCCCTGCTGTACGAACCATGACGTGCACATGGTAGCCGGTCGAGTTGCCGCTGGTGCCTTCATAGCCCAGCGTCGCCCCTGCCGAAACCCGCTGGCCGGAGTGAAAAGCCCCGAACTGCCCCAGGTGCCCGAAGGTCACGCTTTCACCGTTGGCCGCCACCAGTTTGACCCAGCGGCCCAGCCCGGTAAAAACCCCGCCCGCACTGCGCTGCTCGCCGATCGAGACAGTGCCCGCGAAGGGCGCATGAATCACCGCTCCCAGAGTGCCGTCCTTGCCCGGCTGACCCAACGCGATATCCCAGCCGGTGTGTCCCGCCGAACCATAGCCGTACAGATCGACGGTTTCGCCTGTTTCCGGGTCTTTCAGCGATCTGTGATCTCCAAAGCCCTGCGTCACGCGGTATCCTGCCGGGCCAGCCACCGCCGACAGGAACGCCCGGGCCGCCGCACTGGTTGGATAAGACACCTGTGCCGTGTCCAGCGGCAGTGCCTGGACCCTGCTGGACAGCGCCGCACTCAACAGCACGAACGTGACGGTACTGTGCTGGAACCACTGTTTTGAGAGGGAGGGCCAACCACGGGTTTTGTGCGTGCTGGCTGAACGTCGGTCGCTGGACTTCCTCTGAACAGCGAGACCGGATTGGCACTCCTCTGGCATGCACCCAGGCTAACGGGATCAGATGTAGAAGCTTCGCAGAATGGAAGAGGATCATGTGAACGCGGCTGAGTTCCTCCCTCTTTCTCCTGCGGCGAATGCACCTCTGGACAGCGCCGCTCTCCCCTACCGCCAGGTTTTCCCCTGAGAGCACGGGTCTGCTCGTCGGCTCAGTTCAGCTTTGCGGTGGTCTTCAGGTGCACACTGTCGATGCCGGTAACCTGACAGACATACGGATGTCCTCCCGCCCGACCTGCCTGCACCCAGCGGTTCCCCACCCACGACGGGTAGGTACTGTCCACCTTTGCGCCGGACATCAGGAGCGGTTGGACCGCCGCGACACAGGCATCCCGGACCTGTTCGACATCTGCGCTGGCAAGTGGAGGTGCGGCGGGGGTCAGAAGGTCTGGATACTCCGGCTGGTTCACGATGCCCCAGGCCAACACGACAACCGCCGCTGTGATCACAGCGATGAGCGCCCCTATCAACCACCTTGGGCCACCGATTGCGGTCATTCGAAAGTGCAACTGCTTCTGGGTCATGTTCTGCGTTATAGCTACGTCTTTCTGACAGCCATCTCACATATCCCGATACCCCTGCTTGCTCAACAGAGCGGCAGGATTTAAATTCCAGCGGCTGTCTGCCACCTGAGGGAAGCCGACAGGACGAGGCTCACAAGCCTGCGCTGAGCTCTGATGCTGCCGGACCTTAAGACAGGCGCTGCACGCCCCGGAGCATCTGCAAAAAGAAATCGGTATCGCCCTGCCATTCATGGCTAT carries:
- a CDS encoding M23 family metallopeptidase; the encoded protein is MLLSAALSSRVQALPLDTAQVSYPTSAAARAFLSAVAGPAGYRVTQGFGDHRSLKDPETGETVDLYGYGSAGHTGWDIALGQPGKDGTLGAVIHAPFAGTVSIGEQRSAGGVFTGLGRWVKLVAANGESVTFGHLGQFGAFHSGQRVSAGATLGYEGTSGNSTGYHVHVMVRTAGGSIVDPAGAVAGLLSPGTSAPLAAAQGKAVPVVPRAAAAVKTTPSAAATAQAEAAVQRAHAQYENARELDALGAVATRELKRLKDAVTQAETQLAQLKRGVPTPPVAQKPQKTKVQNVQTVLAQAKAAYQASMALYKLGGVSKVELQNRAKALELAQAAYQAQRLSTD